The proteins below are encoded in one region of Candidatus Korarchaeota archaeon NZ13-K:
- a CDS encoding CoA-acylating methylmalonate-semialdehyde dehydrogenase produces MSLLEPPRREYGRVKLFINGRWVESSTSNYAPVYDPGRGEVIAEVPMATKEEVDEAVESAYEAFKSWSRLPVPDRLQYIFRMKYLLEENKEALARVNTQNHGKVIRESRGDLRRSIENVEAAISVAYTLAKGEYQQEIAKGVDEVLIRDPLGVFAVVSPYNFPIMIPFWFIPYALALGDTLVVKVSTTTPLPMVLVMELLAKELPPGVLNLIYSDHEVGEHLVTHPLVEGTAFVGTSSAALRLYELSASKGKRFLGGGSAANYAVVMPDANLERTVHNIRDSKFGNTGQRCLAIQNIVIVGDIYERFREAFLELARGIRIGYGLDERSEMGPMASRRYRENVIKMVESGLEEGAKLALDGRGAMVPEYPKGFYLGPIVLEGVTPDMKVAREEIFGPVANLMRADSLEEVIEWINKNKYHHSASIFTTSGKHAREFLHSVQVGNVGVNIGIAAPVGWFPFGGRRLAGLGSHHPQMDAVDFFTDRKVGIVRWF; encoded by the coding sequence ATGAGCCTGCTGGAACCTCCTAGGAGGGAGTACGGTAGGGTCAAGCTGTTCATAAACGGCAGGTGGGTCGAGTCATCAACGAGCAACTACGCTCCTGTCTACGATCCCGGAAGGGGTGAGGTCATAGCGGAGGTACCCATGGCCACGAAGGAGGAGGTCGATGAGGCCGTCGAATCGGCTTACGAGGCATTCAAGTCCTGGAGCAGGCTTCCGGTCCCCGACAGGCTCCAGTACATATTCAGGATGAAGTACCTGCTCGAGGAGAACAAGGAGGCTCTGGCCAGGGTGAACACACAGAATCACGGCAAGGTGATAAGGGAATCCAGGGGTGACCTGAGGAGGTCCATAGAGAACGTTGAGGCCGCCATATCAGTGGCCTACACCCTGGCTAAGGGGGAGTATCAGCAGGAAATAGCAAAGGGGGTGGACGAGGTACTGATCAGGGATCCCCTGGGCGTCTTCGCCGTGGTCAGCCCCTACAACTTCCCCATAATGATACCGTTCTGGTTCATCCCCTACGCCCTGGCCCTCGGGGACACGCTCGTCGTAAAGGTCAGCACTACCACGCCCCTGCCGATGGTGCTGGTCATGGAGCTCCTGGCTAAGGAGCTCCCTCCCGGCGTGCTGAACTTGATATATAGCGATCACGAGGTGGGCGAGCACCTAGTCACACATCCCCTGGTTGAGGGAACGGCCTTCGTCGGGACGAGCAGCGCAGCCCTCAGGCTCTACGAGCTCTCGGCCTCAAAGGGAAAGAGGTTCCTGGGAGGGGGGAGCGCGGCCAACTACGCGGTCGTGATGCCGGATGCCAACCTGGAGAGGACGGTCCACAACATCAGGGACTCGAAGTTCGGCAACACGGGGCAGAGGTGCCTCGCGATACAGAACATAGTGATCGTGGGGGACATCTACGAGAGGTTCAGGGAGGCCTTCTTGGAGCTGGCCAGGGGAATAAGGATAGGTTATGGGCTGGACGAGAGGAGCGAGATGGGACCGATGGCGAGCAGGAGGTACAGGGAGAACGTGATAAAGATGGTGGAATCTGGGCTGGAGGAGGGCGCCAAGCTGGCCCTGGACGGCAGGGGTGCTATGGTCCCCGAATACCCGAAAGGCTTCTACCTCGGACCCATCGTGCTGGAGGGAGTCACCCCGGACATGAAGGTGGCCAGGGAGGAGATATTCGGACCGGTGGCGAATCTGATGAGAGCGGATAGCTTGGAGGAGGTCATAGAGTGGATAAACAAGAACAAGTATCATCACTCGGCCTCAATATTCACCACCAGCGGGAAACACGCCAGGGAGTTCCTGCACAGCGTTCAGGTGGGCAACGTCGGCGTGAACATAGGCATAGCGGCCCCGGTCGGCTGGTTCCCGTTCGGTGGCAGGAGGCTAGCGGGACTTGGGAGCCACCATCCGCAGATGGACGCTGTTGACTTCTTCACGGACAGGAAGGTGGGCATAGTCAGGTGGTTCTGA
- a CDS encoding aspartate aminotransferase family protein: MDAHLTMREKYVMRGVALYHPITVERGENAKLYDVDGREYLDFTSGIGVTNLGHANPELIRAAEEQLRKLWHMCFMVVNYRPYVELAERLSKIAPGASEKMVLLQNSGSEAIENAIKVARQVTGRPYIISYENSFHGRGTYGFALAATGKYKPYKVGFDPLVPGVELIPYPYCYRCPFKHSYPDCGLACLDYLRRWFSHSRVPPERVAALVIEMVQGEGGFVVPPRDYVRELKAYLEENGILMIDDEVQAGWGRTGRMWAVEHFGVDPDIVATAKAIANGLPLSAVIGRREIMERTSPGSFGGTYGGNPVACAVALKVIEIMQRDRIPERAERLGRIMRKRLDEMSERYGLIGDVRGLGAMQAVELVKDRRTKEPAADETMRVINRAREKGLLLLRAGIYLNVIRLHPPLTIEEENLVRGLDILEDSLKEVEREVG, from the coding sequence CAAGCTATACGACGTGGACGGCAGGGAGTACCTGGACTTCACGAGCGGGATAGGCGTGACCAACCTGGGGCACGCGAACCCGGAGCTCATAAGGGCCGCGGAGGAGCAGCTTAGGAAGCTATGGCACATGTGCTTCATGGTGGTCAACTACAGGCCCTACGTCGAGCTGGCTGAGAGGCTCTCCAAGATAGCCCCTGGGGCGTCCGAGAAGATGGTCCTCCTACAGAACAGCGGATCCGAGGCCATAGAGAACGCGATAAAGGTGGCCAGGCAGGTCACCGGTAGGCCTTACATCATCTCCTACGAGAACTCCTTCCACGGCAGGGGGACTTACGGCTTCGCCCTAGCCGCCACCGGTAAGTACAAGCCCTACAAGGTGGGCTTCGATCCCCTGGTCCCCGGGGTGGAGCTCATACCCTACCCCTACTGCTACAGGTGCCCCTTCAAGCACAGCTATCCCGATTGCGGTCTGGCGTGCCTGGACTACCTCAGGAGGTGGTTCTCCCACAGCAGGGTCCCGCCGGAGAGGGTGGCCGCTCTGGTCATTGAGATGGTCCAGGGGGAGGGGGGCTTCGTAGTCCCCCCCAGGGACTACGTCAGGGAGCTAAAGGCCTACCTAGAGGAGAACGGGATCCTGATGATAGACGATGAGGTTCAGGCCGGCTGGGGGAGGACCGGGAGGATGTGGGCCGTCGAGCACTTCGGCGTGGATCCCGACATAGTGGCCACAGCCAAGGCCATAGCGAACGGCCTCCCCCTGTCTGCGGTCATAGGCAGGAGGGAGATAATGGAGAGGACGAGCCCGGGGAGCTTCGGAGGAACTTACGGGGGCAATCCCGTCGCTTGCGCTGTCGCGCTCAAGGTGATAGAGATAATGCAGAGGGACAGGATACCGGAGAGGGCCGAGAGGCTCGGCCGGATCATGAGGAAGAGGTTGGATGAGATGAGCGAGAGGTACGGGCTGATAGGTGATGTGAGGGGGCTGGGGGCCATGCAGGCGGTGGAGCTAGTGAAGGACAGGAGGACGAAGGAACCAGCGGCTGATGAGACGATGAGGGTGATAAACAGGGCGAGGGAGAAGGGGTTGCTCCTCCTGAGGGCAGGCATCTATCTGAACGTCATAAGGCTGCATCCCCCCCTCACAATAGAGGAGGAGAACCTCGTGAGGGGCCTCGATATACTCGAGGATTCCCTGAAGGAGGTGGAAAGGGAGGTGGGTTAG